The stretch of DNA TTAATAGTATCTTATACCTTTTGCACTTACATGACTTACATATGGAGATGTAACTAGACATTAAAAGTATTCCAGTAGTCTATGTTATAGAATTTTATCAGTATAACTGGGTCAATATTTGTCAGTTCTTTCCTTTATCCCTTTAAAAAATCTAGTTATCCAGACTAACaagaagcattaaaaataaaatttattttatccatCTATGAAGGAATTTAAAGTGCTGATTCATAATAAGAAAACATTGTTTTAGGATTTTGACTACTTTGATGATGTAAATTCTAAGTTAATATACTTTTATTATCATAGGGCCTCATAAtgatcataaattttaaattactttttctaaCCCATGGAATATAAGCTATTTTTCACTTGGGTGAAACACAAttggaaagtaaatattttattaaaaaacaaaatacttttaaatggaTTTCAAAGCCCTTTCAAGTTATGTTTCAAAAATGTACTCTTATCTGCACATAAAATTGAGAGATGGTTATATTAGGATATTAAAAACCTGGAGAAGGTagctaatttattaaaaaattggaTTCTGACACATTTCAATTAGTGAAAATTTTCAATTgtagaaattgattttttaaattctgatttattattttgaagcatgtTGCTTCAGTCTAAGGGTAGGCAAAGATAAATGTAAGTGTATAGTATAGTACAAGTGAAAGCAAACATAAATACTAAGTAGATTTGTGCAAGTTAATTAACAATCGAGCCATATTTGACACTAACACGAACCGtgaattatgtctttttttgtctGAGATTATATTTTATACTATAAATTCTGAATTATTAGGGATTTGAATCCCTTTTCTGTTATATACTCTCtgcgtgaccttggacaaatttcctttcctctctgggCCCAACTCCAAATTTGAAAATGGCTCTTAAAATAACACCCATTTCATAGGCCTATGCCGGTTTTAattagataatgtatgtaaagcgcTCTGTAGTGTCTGGTGCATAGACGTTTCTCTGTTGACCAATTTTCAGCTCGGAATGTTCATTCCAGCCTCTTAAAATTTACGCAGTGAACAGACGAGCTCTAAGAATTAATGAAAAGAATTGGTCACAAATATTAAAACACCCTGGGCTATAAGTtatataaatctcaaaaatagtCCACTGCCTTTCAATTGCTATTTATTCTTGTGTTGCCACTTCAAAGTTGTCTATGAAAATAGAGTTTAGAGTCACTTGTAGCCTGAATAGTGTAATTCAAATTTCAATACAGGACTGTTTtagcagaaagagaaagtgaatgaattaagtaatggaaaagagaaaatgaatacactAAATGGTGGAAACGGGACTTTTATATATACAGCTTAAAGATACATTCACAAAAATTTTATCACAATCGTGTCCTTGAAATGGAGAAAAGTATTAAACAAACCCTAATTTCTTTGTGTCCATCAATTACTAATCGCATATTTCAGTTTTGCTTCTTGAATGTTTTGATATAGTATCTTCTATATAGAATGTGAGCAAATTATTTATTAActgaatgaatataaattttaaagttaatataaacatttttaaaaggctatttgTGGAACTACAGGTTTTGATGCATGTCACAACGTAATTTATAGTCTCAATGTGAGTAATGGCTGTTTCAACCCTAATGCTGAGCTACAAAATGGCCTTCCCTCTCGTTTTTGAAAGAGCAAATTTTTGTGAATTGATGATCACTTTAAGCCACACATCAAGTCCAAATATCACATGGGCAAATGAGAAATATTCAGTAAGACATATTCGCACAACAAGTTTTTGCTTCACAACACATAACGACGCCAAATGGTCTCCCAGCTCGGGAGTGATGAGATGTTGGAATGGAAAATGAAAGAGCTGGAGGGTGGGTCTCTGAAccacaaggaaaaagaaagaaaagctcatCCACCTTGGAGTGCACCGCCACGGTCTTGGTGGTGGTAGCTGTGGTTGGCTGTGTCCAGGTCTTGGAAGGAGGCACTGTGGGGCATTCTCCCGCAGTCATGCTGGTAGGGTGGACAATGAATAGCACCATCGTGAGGCAGTGGGTGGAGAGGCTGGTGCAGGGGGCTCCTCCTCGGCCCTCTCAGGGATGAGTTCCTCTCGGGAACATCTGGCAGCAGCTCACTGATGAGGCGGTGCAGGATGCTGTTGTCCGGCAAGctcccccttttcttttcagCTTTAATTTGGTCACAAATGTCTTTTAGGGCAGAGTCCAGAGCCTCAAACACAGATGCTTTACATTTTGCCTTTTCAGTCTGTTTCTTAGgagctgcattttttttcctccggAAAGGCACAGGACTGACTAGGAAAGCAAGTTTAGAGAGGCCCGGGTCCATTTCTTGCCTTCTCGGCTCCTCGGTGTTTTCGTGTCTGGCTCTTTCGTGTTTTAACATTGTGGTAAATCGAGTGTAGGAGGCCGGGCATCTGCCTTTGCAGGAGCTGATgaggtggcggtggtggtggtggtggtgatggtggtggtggtggtggctggaTCCATAAAAGCTTTCAGAGGATGTGAAGGAAAAGTGATCAAAGTCACTTTCACTGCAGAAGGATGACCCCTCTACGTGAACGTAGTCACTGTGGTCAGACACAACCCCATCCTGGTCGCTGTCGGAAAACTCCACGTGGGTTCTGGGCTGCTCGTCGCTGGTGACTTCAATGTGAATGGGCACCAGGGCGTTAGACTTGCAGCCTCGTTGGCCCTGAGAGGGGCGTCCGCTTTGATTTTCTTCCTCCAGCAAATACTCAATGGAAAATCGCCTCTTGGGACATAAGCCATTTTGCGGTGGTTCTAGGGTCACGGGAGACAGCACGTCATCCCCTAAATTTGGCATGGATTTGGACTTCTGGATCAGCTTTTCGAATTCGGAGATGCGTGTGGGCACCACGTCCCGGGGCACCTCCTCCGTGGAGGACTGGCTCCAGGCGTGCAGCAGGTGCTTGTGCTGCTGCTCGCTCTCGTACTGCAGTATCCTGGACTTCACGGAGCAGATCACCTCGGAATTCATCAGATCCTTGCGGTTAATGCGGTGCATTTTCTTGTACATCTTCAGGAACCCCGGGGCGTTGTGGGCTGACCTGTGTCTGATCCTTGATCTGCCATTGCTGCGACCCTCCTGGATGTAGGGGGACCCCCACGCCATGGGGCAGCTCTCTTTGGAGTCCTCTTCACACACCAGGGAGCCCATACTTTCCGACTTGATTTTCGGGTCCGGGAAGCGATCGCAGTCATCATTTAGGAGATCGTCACAGCTCCGGGATTTGATTTTGGGAGAAACGGTTTCTTCTGTGCTGCTCCAGATTTCTGCGTTTTGCCGGGCCATTTGCCAGCCGTTCTTGAAACTAATGGCTCTTGGTGAGTCCCGAGGGACATCCAAGTGCTGTCTATAAGTGCTACAGTAATCTAACTCACTGGAGGGGTTGCCGTTGAGCCCTGAGTAACTGCAAAGGGATGGACACATTTTGCTATCATCCCCACCTTTTAATCCAGAGCAGCGTGGTAGAAGAGAGACATTTGGAGAAGTTAAAAGGTTCACAAAGAGAGGAGAGCATGTCAGTAAGCATCAGACAGCACAGCAAGGAGAAAGCAGTTAGTGTGTTTTAATCTAGATGCTGATGTTAACACATGGAGCTTCAACTCTAGAGAAAAAGATCTAATTCTAAAGCGAGCTAATACTTTTTCGGTGAATGTAGGTTTGCAGAGAGAGTTGACAAAACTGTGTATAAGAAGTAACTGATGTAAGCAAATGCACCTACTTCTACTGCATAATTCATACACCTTTCTGACAATATTGTTTGCCAAAACACAATAGTGCCGCTTCAGCTGATAGCGTCATCTGGTAGTAAAGGTTTAACAATTAGTGCCAAAAGCGTTACACACGTAATCAATTTAATAGGGCCGGAATTTGAGCCTCATTTGATTCGTAATGATACATAGGTAAAGAAGGGTTTATACGTTTACATCAAATTAATACTCTCATGActatatcaaataattttttgtgggttttgGATTTTAAAAGCTATAAGGCAAAGTATTCTCCAAAATTGCAAAATCAAAATGCTGTGAACTATTGCTGCTAacatttttccaagaaaaaaacagctaAAGCTCTTTAAACAAACTAATTTACCTCTTAAATTGCTCTACCTTTAACCTCTTATTAGGTACA from Nomascus leucogenys isolate Asia chromosome 7b, Asia_NLE_v1, whole genome shotgun sequence encodes:
- the SORBS2 gene encoding sorbin and SH3 domain-containing protein 2 isoform X5, with protein sequence MKATTPLQTVDRPKDWYKTMFKQIHMVHKPDDDTDMYHTPYTYNAGLYNPPYSAQSHPAAKTQTYRPLSKSHSDNSTNAFKDASSPVPPPHVPPPVPPLRPRDRSSTEKHDWDPPDRKVDTRKFRSEPRSIFEYEPGKSSILQHERPASLYQSSIDRSLERPMSSASMASDFRKRRKSEPAVGPPRGLGDQSASRTSPGRVDLPGSSTPLTKSFTSSSPSSPSRAKGGDDSKMCPSLCSYSGLNGNPSSELDYCSTYRQHLDVPRDSPRAISFKNGWQMARQNAEIWSSTEETVSPKIKSRSCDDLLNDDCDRFPDPKIKSESMGSLVCEEDSKESCPMAWGSPYIQEGRSNGRSRIRHRSAHNAPGFLKMYKKMHRINRKDLMNSEVICSVKSRILQYESEQQHKHLLHAWSQSSTEEVPRDVVPTRISEFEKLIQKSKSMPNLGDDVLSPVTLEPPQNGLCPKRRFSIEYLLEEENQSGRPSQGQRGCKSNALVPIHIEVTSDEQPRTHVEFSDSDQDGVVSDHSDYVHVEGSSFCSESDFDHFSFTSSESFYGSSHHHHHHHHHHHHRHLISSCKGRCPASYTRFTTMLKHERARHENTEEPRRQEMDPGLSKLAFLVSPVPFRRKKNAAPKKQTEKAKCKASVFEALDSALKDICDQIKAEKKRGSLPDNSILHRLISELLPDVPERNSSLRGPRRSPLHQPLHPLPHDGAIHCPPYQHDCGRMPHSASFQDLDTANHSYHHQDRGGALQDRESPRSYSSTLIDIGRSAPRERRGTPEKEKLPAKAVYDFKAQTSKELSFKKGDTVYILRKIDQNWYEGEHHGRVGIFPISYVEKLTPPEKAQPARPPPPAQPGEIGEAIAKYNFNADTNVELSLRKGDRVILLKRVDQNWYEGKIPGTNRQGIFPVSYVEVVKKNTKGAEDYPDPPIPHSYSSDRIHSLSSNKPQRPVFTHENIQGGGEPFQALYNYTPRNEDELELRESDVIDVMEKCDDGWFVGTSRRTKFFGTFPGNYVKRL